One window of the Dryobates pubescens isolate bDryPub1 chromosome 13, bDryPub1.pri, whole genome shotgun sequence genome contains the following:
- the LOC104302958 gene encoding cytochrome P450 2J6 — MLTISQAFVVLIIFLLIVSFFKLQKACKQFPPGPAPLPLLGNLVHLKFQFHRDLLMELAKTHGNMYTLWFGWTPVIILNGYQAVKDGMTTHPEDVSGRMLAPFFRALAKGKGIILASGHSWKQQRRFGIMTLRRMGMGKKCLELRVQEEASHLVEFFMSLKGRPVDPSFPLFHSISNVICALVFGYHFSDGDKTFHELISATENLFRFAGSFVHQLYDLLPWLMRCLPGPHKKALSSYNVLSNFARKEIRRHVERGMSDEPQDFIDFYLAEMEKSKDGAKPKYDEDNLVHVINDLFLGGSETSSTTLYWGLLYMVVNPDVQEKVQKELDAVLGPSQLICYEDRRKLPYTTAVVHEIQRFSNIVFVGVPRVCVRDTTLLGFPLKKGTVVMPNIASVLYDPEQWETPRHFNPAHFLDKEGNFMPREAFLPFSAGHRVCLGEHLARTELFIFFANLLRAFTFQLPEGVTKINTEPIFGGTLRPHPYRICAIPR, encoded by the exons ATGCTGACAATAAGTCAAGCTTTTGTAGTCTTGATCATTTTTCTGCTAATTGTTAGCTTTTTCAAACTGCAAAAGGCATGCAAGCAGTTCCCTCCTGgaccagctcctctcccattgCTTGGCAACTTGGTGCATCTGAAATTCCAGTTTCACCGGGATCTTCTGATGGAG CTGGCAAAAACTCACGGCAACATGTATACTCTGTGGTTTGGGTGGACACCGGTGATCATCCTGAATGGCTATCAGGCAGTTAAGGATGGCATGACTACACACCCTGAAGATGTTTCTGGGCGGATGTTGGCTCCTTTCTTCAGAGCACTGGCCAAAGGAAAAG GTATTATACTGGCAAGTGGTCactcctggaagcagcagagacGCTTTGGTATAATGACTCTACGCAGAatgggaatggggaaaaaatgcctGGAGCTTCGAGTGCAAGAGGAGGCCTCTCACCTGGTGGAGTTCTTTATGAGCCTAAAAG GAAGACCTGTggatccttctttccctcttttccattccatttcaaaTGTAATTTGTGCTCTGGTTTTTGGATATCATTTCTCTGATGGGGACAAAACCTTCCACGAACTGATCAGCGCCACGGAGAATTTATTCAGGTTTGCAGGCAGCTTTGTTCATCAG CTGTATGATCTCTTGCCCTGGCTGATGCGCTGTCTCCCTGGTCCTCATAAGAAAGCGCTGTCTTCCTACAATGTCCTGAGCAACTTTGCAAGGAAGGAGATCAGAAGACACGTGGAGAGAGGGATGTCAGATGAACCACAGGATTTCATTGATTTCTACCTGGCTGAGATGGAGAAA TCCAAAGATGGGGCCAAGCCCAAGTATGATGAAGACAACTTGGTACATGTTATAAATGATCTTTTCCTTGGTGGATCAGAGACATCAAGCACAACATTGTACTGGGGACTGCTCTATATGGTCGTGAATCCGGATGTCCAAG AGAAagtgcagaaggagctggatgCTGTTTTGGGTCCTTCCCAGTTAATTTGCTACGAGGATCGGAGAAAACTGCCCTACACAACCGCTGTGGTTCATGAGATCCAACGCTTCAGCAACATTGTCTTTGTTGGCGTGCCCAGAGTGTGTGTCAGGGACACAACGTTGCTAGGATTCCCTCTCAAAAAG GGCACCGTCGTTATGCCCAATATAGCATCTGTTCTGTATGACCCTGAGCAATGGGAAACACCTCGGCACTTCAACCCTGCCCATTTCCTGGATAAAGAAGGAAACTTTATGCCTCGTGAGGCCTTCTTACCATTCTCGGCAG GGCACCGTGTGTGTTTGGGGGAACATCTAGCAAGGACCGagctctttattttctttgccaACCTGCTGCGGGCTTTCACCTTCCAGCTTCCTGAGGGGGTGACAAAGATCAACACAGAGCCCATTTTTGGGGGTACACTGCGGCCCCATCCCTACAGGATTTGTGCCATTCCACGctag